In Paenibacillus sp. FSL R7-0345, a single window of DNA contains:
- a CDS encoding ABC transporter ATP-binding protein, with protein sequence MDNPLVQVKGISKVIKKQTLVEEISFQIPKGSILALCGGNGAGKSTVLRMIAGILQPTTGEVSVSGLYWSKSRKQFSMQIGYMPDDYQFNHGLSAEETLSFWAALRKIPKRKDRVEEVLALVGLKDKRNSLVNTFSKGMRQRVLFAQALLAKPPLLIMDEPTNGLDPFWMNEFVKLLQGIREEGHTVIFSTHQLEIADKVADRIVFLSQGRNVGSGRTEDFRTKHGSLYEAFNHSLGLR encoded by the coding sequence GTGGATAACCCGTTAGTTCAGGTGAAAGGAATCTCCAAGGTTATTAAAAAGCAGACGCTTGTAGAAGAAATCAGTTTTCAGATTCCTAAAGGCAGCATCCTTGCACTATGCGGAGGTAATGGGGCTGGTAAAAGCACCGTTCTGCGGATGATTGCCGGTATTCTTCAGCCGACAACAGGTGAAGTATCGGTGAGCGGGCTTTACTGGAGCAAGTCACGCAAGCAGTTTTCGATGCAAATCGGCTATATGCCGGATGATTATCAGTTTAATCATGGCTTGTCGGCAGAAGAGACACTATCGTTTTGGGCAGCTCTAAGGAAGATTCCCAAACGCAAAGACCGGGTAGAGGAAGTGCTTGCTCTGGTCGGGCTTAAGGATAAGCGCAACAGTCTGGTGAATACCTTTTCCAAAGGGATGCGTCAGCGTGTCCTGTTCGCTCAAGCACTGCTTGCTAAACCGCCGCTGCTGATTATGGATGAGCCGACGAACGGCCTTGACCCGTTTTGGATGAATGAATTTGTAAAGCTGCTTCAAGGAATCAGGGAAGAGGGGCATACTGTTATTTTTTCTACACATCAATTGGAAATTGCCGATAAAGTTGCTGACCGGATCGTATTCTTAAGCCAGGGAAGAAATGTAGGATCAGGTAGAACGGAAGACTTCCGGACAAAGCATGGTTCATTGTATGAAGCCTTTAACCACAGCTTGGGGCTGCGATGA
- a CDS encoding ABC transporter permease subunit produces MADILQVARREIKMGFRNPWAYSFLTLFCAFSLGLLLINAQNVVEGYTAVTGSMLSLILYLLPLMTLFLGSFSLTSEKEDGSWQLLSTYPIGTLSFVLGKYIGLAAVLLVIVAFGYGLMGLISGFLGTAFDSSTYFLFLAFSAGLVLLFLTIALFIGSLSRNRWQALTVSVAVWFFLVIGWPTFLIAGLGLLPYLWIKPLLVILTILNPAELVRLFVVVKLGGGSVLGPEYYQWVEWMSRPNGSLLFLGVCLVWILLSILAVYWLWERGRSRG; encoded by the coding sequence ATGGCAGACATCCTGCAAGTCGCACGCAGAGAAATCAAAATGGGCTTCCGGAATCCTTGGGCATATTCCTTCCTGACCTTATTCTGCGCGTTTAGCCTCGGCTTACTGCTGATAAATGCGCAAAATGTTGTGGAGGGCTACACTGCCGTCACGGGTTCCATGCTAAGCCTGATTCTTTATCTATTACCGCTGATGACTTTGTTTCTGGGATCATTCTCACTGACATCGGAAAAGGAGGACGGCAGCTGGCAGCTGCTGTCCACTTATCCCATCGGCACATTATCCTTTGTTTTAGGCAAATATATAGGGCTGGCAGCTGTGCTGCTTGTTATTGTAGCGTTTGGTTACGGACTCATGGGGCTGATCAGCGGCTTTCTTGGTACGGCTTTTGATTCAAGTACCTATTTTTTGTTTCTGGCATTCTCGGCGGGACTTGTACTGCTGTTTTTGACTATTGCCCTGTTTATAGGCTCGTTGTCCCGCAACCGCTGGCAGGCTCTGACTGTCTCTGTAGCTGTATGGTTCTTCCTGGTAATCGGCTGGCCGACTTTTCTGATTGCCGGATTGGGGCTGCTGCCTTATCTCTGGATCAAACCCTTGCTGGTTATCTTAACGATCCTCAACCCGGCAGAGCTGGTACGGCTGTTTGTTGTGGTTAAGCTGGGTGGAGGTTCGGTGCTGGGACCTGAATATTATCAATGGGTGGAATGGATGAGCCGGCCAAATGGCAGTTTGCTGTTTCTCGGGGTTTGTCTGGTCTGGATCTTGCTCTCCATTTTAGCAGTCTATTGGTTATGGGAAAGGGGGCGTTCCCGTGGATAA
- a CDS encoding leucine-rich repeat domain-containing protein: MNKNDDESLTKEDLESLTDVFLSGKGIKSLQGLEYAVNVTTLDLSRNPINDLSPLAGLIKLRRLEAADNNIKDLAPVSKTTGLG; encoded by the coding sequence TTGAATAAAAACGACGATGAATCACTAACAAAAGAGGATTTAGAGTCATTGACAGACGTTTTTTTATCGGGTAAAGGAATTAAGAGTTTGCAGGGTTTGGAGTATGCAGTCAATGTGACGACTTTGGATTTGAGTCGCAACCCAATCAATGATCTTTCACCGCTAGCAGGATTGATTAAGCTTAGGAGGCTCGAGGCTGCGGATAATAACATCAAAGATCTTGCTCCTGTGTCAAAAACAACTGGCTTGGGTTAA
- a CDS encoding nitrous oxide reductase accessory protein NosL, protein MKKWSAALMVVMSLVILTACGQKKYEPLAINEETDICVICNMQVKDDAFATQLITKDGKNYKFDDIGCMNEWKEQNGTDNIGMDYVRDYNDKAWIEYSKASYVYDESLRTPMAYGVVSFKDKAAAEAFVEEQGVGTVLTAEDLASHEWKQNTDMMNMDMHDSEGHMDEHMSEEGTHSEEMDM, encoded by the coding sequence ATGAAAAAATGGAGCGCAGCATTAATGGTAGTCATGAGTCTGGTCATCCTGACTGCTTGCGGACAGAAGAAATATGAGCCGCTAGCAATCAATGAAGAAACGGATATTTGTGTGATTTGCAATATGCAGGTTAAGGATGATGCGTTCGCCACACAGCTGATAACAAAAGACGGGAAGAATTACAAATTTGATGACATTGGTTGTATGAACGAGTGGAAGGAGCAGAACGGCACGGACAATATCGGTATGGATTACGTGCGTGACTATAATGACAAAGCGTGGATTGAGTATAGCAAAGCCAGCTACGTATATGATGAATCTCTGCGCACCCCGATGGCCTATGGTGTAGTCAGCTTTAAAGATAAAGCCGCGGCCGAAGCATTTGTGGAAGAGCAGGGTGTGGGAACGGTTCTGACAGCGGAGGATCTGGCATCCCACGAATGGAAGCAAAATACGGATATGATGAACATGGATATGCATGACTCTGAAGGTCATATGGATGAGCATATGTCAGAGGAAGGTACGCATTCTGAAGAGATGGATATGTAA
- a CDS encoding NosD domain-containing protein, whose translation MALDRGDHLSGVLRFVIVYLTIWILLGLGFKNMARAETNAEPIPLQPIIDSARIGETLTLAPGTYLGPVHIDKRLIINGNGGSTLLNTSADEQVAVLIRADDVQLENLNIQQNNDGEAAAVRVEADRVTLKGLDIHSAGFGIVLREANGGVITMNKIRWFIPKGEAPGTRGNGIDLYNAHGTEIRENEISYLRDGIYLENSRNTVVDQNKLSYLRYGVHCMYINGSRVTNNTGEYNITGAMVMGVTDVVVSGNSFRKQSQNVHSQGILLYDVRTSSVVNNVVEGNRVGIYMQRSSDNVLQNNLVLRNYIGIQFEDAEGNRFQRNGFVANVIEAQATGSKDNVLNGNYWDSFEGLDLTGDGLSDLRYAINPFYQQLVSDNAAYQLFFQSPGMTFLSDMYTSGNTGWSTDPAPLMQLEAGAAAQGQTGGGQGTVMVVGWLLMFLSVITIIYLGVLRL comes from the coding sequence ATGGCATTAGATAGAGGAGACCACCTTTCGGGAGTATTAAGATTTGTTATCGTATATTTAACGATCTGGATATTGTTAGGCTTGGGATTTAAAAATATGGCTCGTGCCGAGACAAATGCAGAGCCTATCCCGCTGCAGCCCATTATTGATTCAGCCCGTATCGGAGAGACTCTCACGTTAGCTCCGGGAACTTATCTGGGACCCGTACATATTGACAAGCGGCTGATCATTAACGGGAACGGCGGATCAACGCTCCTGAACACTTCTGCAGATGAACAGGTTGCTGTCCTGATCCGTGCAGATGATGTACAGCTGGAGAATCTGAATATCCAGCAAAATAACGATGGAGAAGCTGCTGCGGTGAGAGTTGAGGCTGATAGGGTGACATTGAAGGGCTTGGACATTCATTCAGCAGGCTTTGGGATCGTGCTTCGCGAAGCTAACGGCGGAGTTATCACAATGAATAAGATACGCTGGTTTATTCCAAAAGGAGAAGCCCCGGGAACAAGAGGCAATGGAATTGATCTTTATAACGCTCACGGGACTGAGATTAGGGAGAATGAGATTTCCTATCTGCGGGATGGCATCTACTTGGAGAACAGCCGCAACACTGTGGTGGATCAGAACAAGCTGTCTTATTTGCGTTACGGTGTACATTGTATGTACATAAATGGATCCAGGGTCACTAATAACACCGGCGAATACAACATAACCGGTGCAATGGTGATGGGGGTAACAGATGTGGTTGTGTCTGGCAACTCTTTTCGCAAACAGAGCCAGAATGTTCACTCTCAAGGGATCCTGCTCTATGATGTCCGGACTTCAAGTGTGGTGAACAATGTGGTAGAAGGAAACCGTGTGGGGATTTATATGCAGCGATCTTCAGATAACGTCCTGCAGAATAACCTTGTTCTCAGGAACTATATCGGCATTCAATTTGAGGATGCGGAGGGCAACCGCTTTCAGCGTAATGGCTTTGTCGCGAATGTAATTGAAGCACAGGCGACAGGCAGTAAAGATAACGTGTTGAACGGGAATTACTGGGACTCGTTTGAAGGGCTAGATCTTACTGGTGACGGTCTCAGTGATCTTCGGTATGCGATCAATCCTTTCTATCAGCAATTAGTGTCTGATAATGCGGCCTATCAGTTGTTTTTTCAGTCACCGGGTATGACATTTTTAAGTGATATGTATACAAGCGGGAATACAGGGTGGTCAACTGATCCGGCACCATTAATGCAATTGGAAGCGGGTGCGGCTGCTCAAGGCCAGACGGGTGGAGGTCAAGGAACGGTAATGGTGGTAGGCTGGCTGCTAATGTTTTTGTCAGTCATTACAATAATATATCTGGGGGTATTGAGGTTATGA
- a CDS encoding low temperature requirement protein A, which translates to MTEKKVTWLELFYDLLFVAAVAKASHVLLHVEDETLSLETLGKFILIFIPIWWAWVGQTLFVNRFGQDSVTHRIFLIIQLFFVLIMTASLNVDFDATYLSFLIGYIGLRAMTAVQYHYAHAKEEGHLRATAHYFGTRFWIGLAISASSLFFDSWVRYAVLYAGIVLDIILPLTGRKILLKTPTNTHHLLERFSLFALILLGESVVSILAVLQSSSWTPQSVGFAALTFVLIIAMWWQYYDNLEKKVDKHVQTAGQTIIYGHLFIFLSLSMIAASIQLLFLNELHYELMLNLFFGSVVLYFASTSLVFHVYRHRQHRLGIKHLSLLLGILIVFYILNLLFHVPNVVMMGEMALFFAVYAKITT; encoded by the coding sequence ATGACCGAGAAGAAGGTAACCTGGCTGGAGCTGTTCTATGATCTGCTGTTTGTCGCCGCGGTGGCTAAAGCCAGCCACGTGCTGCTGCATGTAGAGGACGAGACCCTTTCCCTGGAGACGCTGGGCAAATTTATACTAATCTTCATCCCAATCTGGTGGGCCTGGGTGGGACAGACATTATTCGTTAACCGCTTTGGGCAGGATAGTGTTACTCACCGGATTTTTCTGATTATCCAGCTGTTTTTCGTACTGATTATGACGGCCAGCCTGAACGTTGATTTCGATGCTACCTATCTTTCCTTTTTGATCGGTTACATCGGACTGAGGGCGATGACCGCCGTGCAGTATCATTACGCGCATGCCAAGGAGGAGGGGCATTTGCGGGCCACTGCCCATTATTTCGGGACCCGCTTTTGGATCGGACTGGCCATCTCCGCCAGCTCCCTGTTTTTTGATTCCTGGGTGCGTTATGCCGTGCTATACGCGGGAATCGTTCTTGATATTATCCTTCCGCTGACCGGTAGAAAGATCCTGCTCAAGACTCCGACGAACACTCACCATCTGCTGGAGCGTTTCTCACTCTTTGCGCTGATTCTGCTCGGGGAATCTGTAGTCAGCATACTCGCTGTACTGCAATCCAGCTCCTGGACTCCGCAGTCGGTGGGCTTTGCAGCGTTGACGTTTGTGCTCATTATCGCGATGTGGTGGCAATATTACGACAATCTGGAGAAGAAGGTGGATAAGCATGTACAGACTGCCGGACAGACAATCATCTATGGCCATCTGTTTATCTTCCTCTCGCTAAGTATGATTGCCGCCTCGATTCAGCTCCTGTTCCTGAATGAGCTGCATTATGAGCTGATGCTGAATTTGTTCTTCGGGTCTGTCGTACTCTATTTTGCCTCAACATCACTTGTCTTTCATGTCTACAGGCATAGGCAGCACCGGCTGGGTATTAAGCATCTGTCCCTGCTGTTAGGGATTTTGATCGTTTTCTACATTCTTAATCTGTTGTTCCACGTCCCAAATGTGGTGATGATGGGCGAAATGGCGCTGTTCTTCGCTGTCTATGCCAAAATCACAACCTAA